The Polyangium aurulentum genomic interval GCTTCACTTGCACCTCGGCGGATCTAGCAAAGACATCGCAGAGGCCGTCGAGGTTTGCGACAGTCTCACACGCCACGAATCGGCGCAGTTCGACCTGGTCGTCGGCAACCCGCCGTACGGACGCGTGACGCTCGGAGCAGCGCAGCGCGCAATCTATCAGCGCAGCTTGTATGGTCATGCCAACCAGTACGGTCTGTTTCTGGATCTCGCGATGCGAAAAACGCGACCAGACGGCGGCGTGATCGCTTATGTGACGCCCACCAGCTTTCTCAGTGGAGAGTACTTCAAGCGCCTACGTGGCTTGCTGTCCACTGCAGCTCCTCCGGAGTCGCTCGACTTCATCGCCGAGCGAACGGGCGTTTTCGACGATGTACTTCAAGAAACTCTGCTTGCTGTCTTCCGCCGGGGAGGAAACTCGGGCCGGGTGCGGGTTCATTTCGTGGTCGCAACCGAGACCAGTCTGACAGGCCTCGATGCAGGTGAGGTCCCCCTGCCATCAGAGCCCGAGGCGCCATGGATCCTGCCGCGATCTGCCGGCGCGACGGGGCTCGCTTCGCAGCTTCATGCGCTCCCCAACCGAATCTCGGATTGGGGCTATGGCGTGAGCACCGGGCCGCTCGTGTGGAACAGGTACAAAGACCGGCTGCGTGCCAAGCCTCAGCGCGGCACAGTTCCCTTGATCTGGGCCGAAGCCGTGAGCGCAGACGGCAGCTTTGCGTTCCGTGCGTCCCGCCGAAACCATCTGCCGTATTTCGCGGTGCGGGAAGGCGATGATTTCCTTTTGGTTCGCCGCCCCTGCGTCCTGCTCCAGCGCACGACGTCCAAGGAGCAGCCGCGGCGCCTCGTGGCCGCAGAGCTTCCCGAATCGTTCCTGCTCGAGCATGGCGGCGTGACCATCGAGAACCATCTCAACATGGTGGTCCCGCTGGTCGAGACCCCCGCTGTCGACACCGTGACGCTGGCCGCCTTCCTGAACAGTGGCGCGGCCGATCGTGCCTTCCGCTGCATCAGCGGCAGCGTCGCGGTCTCGGCCTACGAGCTGGAAGCGATGCCCGTGCCGTCGGCGTCGGCGATGCAGGCACTATCGACGCTGCTCCGGCGCCAGCCCTCGCAGGGTGAAATCGAGCGCCTTTGCAATTCGCTGTACGGTGAGCGATGACTGCGCCGCTCCCCTCCTTGCTATCGCGGCCGGCGATCCAAGCCCGCCTGCTCGAGATCTTCCCCGAGGGATTCCCATTCCGTAATTACTGCACGCGAGATACAGCGACAGCAACCGTGTTCTCGATGCTCTACGTCGGCGCAGTAGAAGGCACGTCGCGCTGGCTCGCGCCGAAGCAGGTGTACAAGATGAGCGACGAACAGGCGTTGCTCGTTTCGGATGCGGCACGGCTCGAGTTTGCACGCAACTCGTTACGAGGAGGATTTCTTCCCAGCGGGCTGCCATGGTATGCCGACACCTCCCGAGAGCCCATCCGGGATGAAACGATACGGCAAGGTTTCCTTCACTCTGGTGCGGTCATAGAGAACAAGGAAATCCCCACGACCTCCTCGAAGCCGCGCTACGCCCTCGCGGCAGACTTCGCCCGACTCTTCGATCCGAGGCTCGACGGAGTGCCGCTCACCGAAGCCATCGAAGCTTGGCGAGCATTGCACCTGTCCGCGGGCGCCCTCGCACGCATCAAGCTCGTCCGGGCAGGCGCTTCCAAGGACCCTGCCGGCATCATCGTCAACTTCCCGAACGCGGAAACACGGCGGCTCACCGCGGGGGAGAGCTCTACAATCGCCAAGTACGTCATCGAGCAGTTCGCTCCGCGCTTCCTCGATGATCCTGTCGTGATCTGGCTCAGCGAGAGCAAAACGAAGGTCGTCGCCCGCGACGACCTTCTCGCAAAGCAGATCAATCTGACGATAGATCCCTCGCGCAACCTGCCCGACATCATTCTCGCAGGCTTGGGCGCTGCGGGCGGGATTCTTTTGGTGTTCGTGGAGGTGGTCGCGACCGATGGCCCGGTATCCGAGGCACGTCGAGAGGAGTTGCGGCGCATCGCGGCCGAAACGGGCCTCGATGAGGAGCATATCGCATTCGTGACGGCCTACATGGATCGATCTTCCCCTGCGTTGCGGAAGAACTTCGCAACGCTGGCGTGGAACACGTTCATCTGGATCGCATCCGAGCCCGAGAGCATCGTGGCGCTGTACGGCGACACGGCGCCGCGCCTCCACGCGCTCATCCGCGCCCGCGCCCGCTCTTGACGGGCCGCCCGTTCGTCCCCGTCACTTTCGTGCCCTCCCCTGGCCCCCTTCCCTCCCGCCACTATCCTCCCGCACCATGCCCAATTCCCCTTTCGAGACCGACGACGCCGAATCTGCCTTCAAGCACTTCTCTCCCCTCGTCGACACGATCCCCGAGGCCGATCTCGACGCCTACAACGCCGACGCCGATATCGTCCGCGTCAATGCCCGCCGCGGCACCGACGCCATCCGGCCCCACCTCGGTCAGATCGAAAAAGCCTTGCCCCTCGTGCCCTTGCACGAGCTGCTCGAAATCCCCTCCCTCGCCCTCGCCCTGGGCTTTGCCGCCGCGCGCGTCTTCACGCCCGCGAGCCCCCAGCAGATCAAGGCCCGCCAGGCGAGCCTCCGCCCCGCGCGCGAGCTCACCCTCCGTCAGCTCGAGATCCTCGCCGAGCTATCCCTCGTCCCCGCCGACCGCGTCCGCCATATCCGC includes:
- a CDS encoding HsdM family class I SAM-dependent methyltransferase encodes the protein MRPPPITSGRLGPEAMSLAVQLGDAAATMEVEDAAYLVGSTYAAMLPAEVRAERGVYYTPPPVVRRLLDAAEKAGVDWAVCRVLDPACGGGAFLGPVAERMINALRGCDRRMVVRNIATHLQGFEIDRFAAWISQVFLESTLHLHLGGSSKDIAEAVEVCDSLTRHESAQFDLVVGNPPYGRVTLGAAQRAIYQRSLYGHANQYGLFLDLAMRKTRPDGGVIAYVTPTSFLSGEYFKRLRGLLSTAAPPESLDFIAERTGVFDDVLQETLLAVFRRGGNSGRVRVHFVVATETSLTGLDAGEVPLPSEPEAPWILPRSAGATGLASQLHALPNRISDWGYGVSTGPLVWNRYKDRLRAKPQRGTVPLIWAEAVSADGSFAFRASRRNHLPYFAVREGDDFLLVRRPCVLLQRTTSKEQPRRLVAAELPESFLLEHGGVTIENHLNMVVPLVETPAVDTVTLAAFLNSGAADRAFRCISGSVAVSAYELEAMPVPSASAMQALSTLLRRQPSQGEIERLCNSLYGER
- a CDS encoding BsuBI/PstI family type II restriction endonuclease encodes the protein MTAPLPSLLSRPAIQARLLEIFPEGFPFRNYCTRDTATATVFSMLYVGAVEGTSRWLAPKQVYKMSDEQALLVSDAARLEFARNSLRGGFLPSGLPWYADTSREPIRDETIRQGFLHSGAVIENKEIPTTSSKPRYALAADFARLFDPRLDGVPLTEAIEAWRALHLSAGALARIKLVRAGASKDPAGIIVNFPNAETRRLTAGESSTIAKYVIEQFAPRFLDDPVVIWLSESKTKVVARDDLLAKQINLTIDPSRNLPDIILAGLGAAGGILLVFVEVVATDGPVSEARREELRRIAAETGLDEEHIAFVTAYMDRSSPALRKNFATLAWNTFIWIASEPESIVALYGDTAPRLHALIRARARS